One window from the genome of Amycolatopsis sp. NBC_01480 encodes:
- a CDS encoding acyl-CoA dehydrogenase family protein, with translation MDFELTEDQLTIRRAVAELAAKFDDQYWMEKDAAHEFPHEFYRAFADGGWLGITTPEEYGGHGFGITEASLLLEEIAASGAGMNGASSLHLSIFGMHPVIVHGSEEMKRECLPRIVNGDLHVCFGVTEPGAGLDTTRITTFARRDGSDYVVNGRKVWISKAMESEKVLLLTRTAKFEDSPKKTDGLTLFLTDLDRDHVDIRPIRKMGRNAVTSNELFIDDLRIPAEHRVGEEGKGFKYILDGLNPERMLVAAEALGIGRAALRRGVRYANEREVFGRPIGMNQGLQFPLADSLARLDAAELVLRKATWLYDNGKKCAREANTAKYLCADAGFEAADRALQTHGGMGYSEEYHVARYFREARLTKIAPLSQEMVLNFLGEHVLGLPRSY, from the coding sequence GTGGATTTCGAGCTCACCGAAGACCAGCTCACGATTCGCCGAGCGGTCGCGGAGCTGGCGGCCAAGTTCGACGACCAGTACTGGATGGAGAAGGACGCGGCGCACGAGTTCCCGCACGAGTTCTACCGGGCGTTCGCCGACGGCGGCTGGCTCGGCATCACCACCCCCGAGGAGTACGGCGGGCACGGCTTCGGGATCACCGAGGCTTCGCTGCTGCTCGAAGAAATCGCCGCCTCCGGTGCGGGCATGAACGGCGCCAGCTCGCTGCACCTGTCGATCTTCGGCATGCACCCGGTGATCGTGCACGGCTCCGAGGAGATGAAGCGTGAGTGCCTGCCGCGCATCGTCAACGGCGATCTGCACGTGTGCTTCGGGGTCACCGAGCCGGGCGCCGGGCTCGACACGACCCGGATCACCACCTTCGCCCGCCGAGACGGCTCCGACTACGTGGTCAACGGCCGCAAGGTGTGGATCTCCAAGGCGATGGAGTCGGAAAAGGTCCTGCTGCTCACCCGCACCGCGAAGTTCGAGGACTCGCCGAAGAAGACCGACGGGCTCACGCTCTTCCTGACCGACCTCGACCGCGACCACGTCGACATCCGGCCGATCAGGAAGATGGGCCGCAACGCGGTCACCTCCAACGAGCTCTTCATCGACGATCTGCGGATCCCGGCGGAACACCGCGTCGGTGAGGAGGGCAAGGGGTTCAAGTACATTTTGGACGGTCTCAACCCGGAGCGGATGCTCGTCGCCGCGGAGGCGCTGGGCATCGGCCGGGCCGCGCTGCGCCGGGGCGTCCGGTACGCCAACGAGCGGGAGGTGTTCGGCCGGCCCATCGGCATGAACCAGGGCCTGCAGTTCCCGCTGGCCGACTCGCTGGCGCGGCTCGACGCGGCCGAACTCGTGCTGCGCAAGGCAACCTGGTTGTACGACAACGGAAAGAAGTGCGCCAGAGAGGCCAACACCGCCAAGTACCTCTGCGCGGACGCCGGTTTCGAGGCCGCCGACCGCGCGCTGCAGACCCACGGTGGCATGGGCTACTCCGAGGAGTACCACGTGGCCCGGTACTTCCGGGAAGCCCGCTTGACCAAGATCGCGCCGCTGAGCCAGGAAATGGTCCTCAACTTCCTCGGTGAGCACGTGCTCGGACTGCCCAGGAGCTACTGA
- a CDS encoding SDR family NAD(P)-dependent oxidoreductase: MFSLSGRSALVTGAGNGIGAAVAKAYAAAGAAVLVSDLDKDAAAAVAAEITAAGGRAESAALDVREAGQAADVAEQAARLGGGTLNILVNNAGAIAPAMFPKMTAEQFQFVLGVHVGGTFTVSQAALPHLAQDGSGRVINVTSAAGLVGTIGQANYGAAKAGIVGLTKSLARELARQHITVNALAPLAATAMTENIRGNEKLAKLTLERIPLRRWAEPAEIAGAFVFFASDAAGYITGQVLPVDGGTVI; encoded by the coding sequence ATGTTCTCACTATCCGGCCGATCCGCCCTCGTCACCGGGGCGGGCAACGGCATCGGTGCCGCCGTGGCCAAGGCCTACGCCGCGGCCGGGGCCGCCGTGCTCGTCTCGGACCTCGACAAGGACGCGGCCGCGGCGGTCGCGGCCGAAATCACCGCCGCCGGCGGGCGAGCCGAATCGGCGGCACTGGACGTCCGCGAGGCCGGGCAGGCCGCCGACGTCGCCGAGCAGGCCGCGCGCCTGGGCGGCGGGACACTGAACATCCTGGTGAACAACGCGGGCGCCATCGCGCCGGCGATGTTCCCGAAGATGACGGCGGAGCAGTTCCAGTTCGTGCTCGGCGTGCACGTCGGCGGGACCTTCACGGTCAGCCAGGCCGCGCTGCCGCACCTCGCGCAGGACGGCAGCGGCCGCGTCATCAACGTCACCTCCGCCGCCGGGCTCGTCGGCACGATCGGGCAGGCGAACTACGGCGCCGCCAAGGCCGGCATCGTCGGCCTCACCAAGTCCCTCGCCCGCGAGCTGGCCCGGCAGCACATCACGGTGAACGCCCTGGCTCCGCTCGCGGCCACCGCCATGACGGAGAACATCCGCGGCAACGAGAAGCTGGCCAAGCTGACGCTCGAACGCATTCCACTGCGGCGCTGGGCGGAACCCGCCGAGATCGCCGGGGCGTTCGTCTTCTTCGCCTCGGACGCGGCCGGATACATCACCGGGCAGGTCCTGCCCGTCGACGGAGGGACGGTCATCTGA
- a CDS encoding thiolase family protein encodes MPGFASPLTRHGREALIVDALRTPMGKAHPDKGWFRDTHPNVLLGVVYTALLESAGVAPEVVEDLVIGCTAPFGEQSRNVGRNAWLQAGYPPEVPATVLDRRCGSAQTAVEMAAALVASGTHEVVIAGGVEHMQHVPMNAPAKISELYGDPWPDELRARYGFVPQGESAELIADRWGITRAEMDEFAVRSHALATAAVEAGRFRREMIPMELDGEQRVSDQAIRPGTSMAGLAALKPAFRPEDGRITAGSSSPLSDGAAGVLLSSREAAEHHGWTPRARVLDQTTVGVDPVIMLTGPIPATRKLLERNGLTIDDLDLIEINEAFSSVVLAWERELKPDMAKVNVNGGAIALGHPVGASGARLFGTLLSEMERRDVELGLVTMCCGGGLGTATLVQRVR; translated from the coding sequence ATGCCCGGCTTCGCCAGCCCCTTGACGCGCCACGGCCGTGAGGCGCTCATCGTCGATGCGCTGCGCACGCCGATGGGCAAGGCCCACCCGGACAAGGGATGGTTCCGCGACACTCACCCCAACGTGCTGCTCGGCGTCGTCTACACCGCGTTGCTGGAGTCGGCCGGGGTCGCCCCGGAGGTCGTCGAGGACCTGGTGATCGGCTGTACCGCGCCGTTCGGGGAGCAGTCGCGCAACGTGGGCCGCAATGCCTGGCTGCAGGCCGGTTATCCGCCCGAGGTGCCCGCGACGGTGCTCGACCGGCGGTGCGGCTCGGCCCAGACCGCGGTCGAGATGGCCGCCGCGCTGGTCGCGTCCGGCACGCACGAGGTGGTCATCGCCGGCGGGGTCGAGCACATGCAGCACGTGCCGATGAACGCCCCGGCGAAGATTTCCGAGCTGTACGGCGATCCCTGGCCCGACGAGCTGCGCGCGCGGTACGGCTTCGTGCCACAGGGCGAAAGCGCCGAGCTGATCGCGGACCGGTGGGGGATCACCCGGGCCGAGATGGACGAATTCGCGGTGCGTTCGCACGCGCTGGCCACCGCGGCGGTGGAGGCCGGCCGGTTCCGCCGCGAGATGATCCCGATGGAGCTGGACGGCGAGCAGCGCGTCAGCGACCAGGCCATCCGCCCGGGCACTTCGATGGCGGGGCTGGCGGCTCTCAAACCGGCGTTCCGCCCCGAGGACGGACGGATCACCGCCGGCAGCTCCTCACCGCTCAGCGACGGCGCGGCGGGCGTGCTTCTCTCCTCTCGCGAGGCGGCCGAACACCACGGCTGGACGCCCCGGGCGCGGGTGCTCGACCAGACCACGGTCGGCGTGGACCCCGTCATCATGCTCACCGGCCCCATCCCCGCGACCCGGAAGCTGCTGGAGCGCAACGGTTTGACGATCGACGACCTCGATCTGATCGAGATCAACGAAGCGTTCAGCTCGGTCGTGCTCGCCTGGGAGCGCGAACTCAAGCCGGACATGGCGAAGGTGAACGTCAACGGCGGGGCGATCGCGCTCGGTCACCCGGTCGGCGCTTCGGGCGCGCGGCTGTTCGGCACGCTGCTGTCCGAAATGGAGCGGCGGGACGTGGAGCTCGGGCTGGTCACCATGTGCTGTGGCGGTGGCCTGGGGACGGCCACGCTCGTTCAGCGGGTCCGCTGA
- a CDS encoding acetyl-CoA hydrolase/transferase family protein, protein MIDLRPFVSAGDGVWWGQGGAEPEPLVNALLDQVGEIGEVRAFCGLTWNPRLAGDLPDELTVLSYGGLGELRRLSRHGRLDVVPCHYSALPRMFARGQLPADVGLVQVSRPDGNGEVSLGIGVEYAADAIPHSRVLVAEVNHRMPPTTGSARLPLERFAAVVETDRPLAEASTRPADAVDRAIADHVAGLIEDGDTLQMGVGPLPNAVLDSLSGHRELGFHSGMITDGVLTLVEKGVLTGARKEIDRGIIVTGAALGTAEFYERIGEFPVEFRPASYTHSPAVLSRLRSLVSINSAIEVDLLGQVGAEIRRGVHIGAVGGQVDFSRAASLTGARSIIALRSESAGESTISPALRGGVVTTARVDVDAVVTEHGVALLTGCTVAERARRLIRVAAPRHRSTLENSLADRELP, encoded by the coding sequence ATGATCGACCTGCGGCCGTTCGTCTCCGCCGGCGACGGCGTGTGGTGGGGCCAGGGCGGCGCGGAACCCGAACCGCTGGTGAACGCCCTGCTCGACCAGGTCGGCGAGATCGGCGAGGTCCGCGCGTTCTGCGGTCTGACGTGGAATCCGCGGCTGGCGGGGGATCTGCCCGACGAGCTGACCGTGCTTTCCTACGGCGGGCTGGGCGAGCTGCGCCGGCTGAGCCGGCACGGCCGGCTCGACGTGGTGCCGTGCCACTACTCCGCGCTGCCGCGCATGTTCGCGCGCGGCCAGCTGCCCGCCGACGTCGGGCTGGTGCAGGTTTCCCGGCCGGACGGCAACGGCGAGGTGTCGCTCGGCATCGGCGTCGAGTACGCCGCGGACGCCATCCCGCACAGCCGGGTGCTCGTCGCGGAGGTGAACCACCGGATGCCGCCCACCACCGGCAGCGCGCGGCTGCCGCTGGAGCGGTTCGCCGCCGTGGTCGAGACGGACCGCCCGCTCGCCGAAGCGTCCACCCGTCCCGCCGATGCGGTGGACCGGGCGATCGCCGACCACGTCGCCGGGCTGATCGAAGACGGCGACACCCTGCAGATGGGGGTCGGGCCGCTGCCGAACGCGGTGCTCGACTCGCTGTCCGGTCACCGCGAACTCGGCTTTCACAGCGGCATGATCACCGACGGCGTGCTGACCCTGGTCGAGAAGGGCGTGCTGACCGGGGCGCGGAAGGAAATCGACCGGGGAATCATCGTCACCGGTGCCGCCTTGGGCACGGCGGAGTTCTACGAGCGGATCGGCGAGTTCCCGGTCGAGTTCCGGCCGGCCAGTTACACGCACTCGCCGGCGGTGCTTTCCCGGCTGCGCTCGCTGGTCTCGATCAACTCCGCGATCGAGGTCGACCTGCTGGGCCAAGTGGGCGCGGAGATCCGCCGGGGCGTGCACATCGGCGCCGTCGGCGGCCAGGTCGACTTCAGCCGGGCCGCCTCGTTGACCGGTGCCCGTTCGATCATCGCGCTGCGCTCCGAATCCGCCGGTGAATCCACGATCTCGCCGGCCCTGCGCGGTGGCGTCGTCACCACCGCGCGGGTCGACGTCGACGCCGTGGTCACCGAGCACGGCGTCGCGCTCCTGACCGGATGCACTGTCGCCGAACGAGCCCGGCGGCTCATCCGGGTCGCCGCGCCGCGGCACCGGAGCACCTTGGAAAACAGCCTTGCCGACCGGGAGTTGCCATGA
- a CDS encoding hydroxymethylglutaryl-CoA lyase, producing the protein MTLPNAAQDESRTVKIREVGPRDGFQNEPETIPTAEKIRLINALGRAGLTRIEVASFVRPDVIPQLSDGVAVLEGIDLPEDVDRLVLVPNSRGLDNALAQRDLFEEIALFVSASETHNQRNINRPVAETMADVKKMGERIVAEDLGFCAVIATSFGCPFEGKVPMDRVLDLAEQFAEAGATELGFGDTTGMCNPAYASRFFAAALDRLPGIEITAHFHNTRGQGLANAYAAFEAGCRSFESSFGELGGCPVPAGSTGNIATEDLVSMFHEMGVDTGTDLPALIEAARAAQTVLGRKLTSHSIVAGPVGWAAPDTETGA; encoded by the coding sequence ATGACCCTGCCCAACGCGGCGCAAGACGAGAGCCGCACCGTCAAGATCCGGGAAGTCGGTCCCCGGGACGGGTTCCAGAACGAGCCCGAAACCATTCCCACGGCCGAGAAGATCCGGCTGATCAACGCGCTCGGCCGGGCCGGCCTCACCCGCATCGAGGTCGCCAGCTTCGTCCGGCCGGACGTCATCCCCCAGCTCTCGGACGGGGTGGCCGTCCTCGAGGGCATCGACCTGCCCGAGGACGTCGACCGCCTGGTGCTGGTCCCGAACAGCCGCGGCCTCGACAACGCACTGGCCCAGCGCGACCTTTTCGAGGAGATCGCGCTGTTCGTGAGCGCGTCGGAGACGCACAACCAGCGCAACATCAACCGGCCGGTGGCCGAGACGATGGCCGACGTCAAGAAAATGGGCGAGCGCATCGTCGCCGAAGACCTCGGCTTCTGCGCGGTGATCGCCACGTCGTTCGGTTGCCCGTTCGAGGGCAAGGTCCCGATGGACCGGGTGCTCGACCTCGCCGAGCAGTTCGCCGAAGCCGGCGCGACGGAGCTCGGATTCGGTGACACCACCGGGATGTGCAACCCGGCGTACGCGTCGCGGTTCTTCGCGGCCGCGCTCGATCGCCTGCCGGGAATCGAGATCACCGCCCATTTCCACAACACCCGCGGACAGGGGCTGGCCAACGCGTACGCGGCGTTCGAGGCGGGGTGCCGCAGCTTCGAGTCGAGCTTCGGCGAACTGGGCGGGTGCCCGGTACCCGCCGGTTCGACGGGCAATATCGCCACCGAAGACCTCGTGAGCATGTTCCACGAAATGGGCGTGGACACCGGGACCGACCTGCCCGCCCTGATCGAGGCGGCCCGGGCTGCGCAAACCGTGCTGGGCCGCAAACTCACCAGCCACTCGATCGTCGCCGGCCCGGTCGGCTGGGCCGCCCCCGATACCGAAACAGGAGCGTAA
- a CDS encoding SDR family NAD(P)-dependent oxidoreductase, which produces MSNRVALVTGSAQGIGKGIATTLGAQGFRVVVADLNQEAAEQAAKEITAAGGTAFAVRIDVTSTESVEAAVATVEQEFGPIEVVVNNAGWDDFMPFVKTDEAFWDRILDINFKGALRVIRTVVPGMMERGFGRVVNIGSDAGRVGSSLEAVYSGAKGGIIAFTKTLAREVATKGVTANTVCPGPTDTPALRKFAEGAGDAEKVIGGMTRAVPMKRLGTPEDIGPAVAFFASDGAGFVTGQTLSVSGGLTMS; this is translated from the coding sequence ATGAGCAACCGCGTCGCCCTCGTCACCGGCAGTGCCCAGGGAATCGGCAAGGGCATCGCCACCACCTTGGGAGCACAGGGATTCCGGGTCGTTGTCGCCGACCTCAACCAGGAGGCGGCGGAGCAGGCCGCGAAGGAGATCACCGCGGCCGGCGGCACCGCGTTCGCCGTGCGGATCGACGTCACCAGCACCGAATCGGTGGAAGCCGCGGTGGCGACCGTCGAGCAGGAGTTCGGCCCCATCGAGGTGGTGGTGAACAACGCCGGCTGGGACGACTTCATGCCCTTCGTGAAGACCGACGAGGCGTTCTGGGACAGGATTCTCGACATCAACTTCAAGGGCGCGCTGCGGGTCATCAGGACGGTCGTGCCGGGGATGATGGAGCGCGGTTTCGGGCGCGTGGTGAACATCGGCTCCGACGCGGGCCGCGTCGGATCGTCCCTGGAGGCCGTGTATTCCGGTGCCAAGGGCGGCATCATCGCCTTCACCAAAACGCTCGCCCGCGAGGTCGCGACGAAGGGCGTCACGGCGAACACGGTCTGCCCCGGCCCCACCGACACCCCGGCGCTGCGGAAGTTCGCCGAGGGCGCCGGCGACGCCGAGAAGGTGATCGGCGGGATGACCCGCGCGGTCCCGATGAAGCGCCTCGGGACGCCGGAAGACATCGGCCCGGCCGTGGCCTTCTTCGCTTCCGACGGGGCCGGGTTCGTCACGGGCCAGACGCTGTCGGTCAGCGGCGGCCTCACGATGTCCTGA